The Paenibacillus mucilaginosus 3016 genome includes the window TTCATCTCGCGCAAGCATATATTGATCCGCCGGGAGGGGGAGCAGGCGGTGCTGTACGACTGCGGCAGCCGCCACGGGACGGAGCTCAACGGGGAGATGATCGAACCGGGGCAGCCGTATCCGCTGCAGTCCTTCGATATCATCAAGCTGGCCAAGGGCATGACCGTCCTGCACTTCTCGTATGTCTTCGCGGACCGGACGCTGGAGCTCGAGCCGCTGAGCATCACCCAGCGGCTGGATGAGCCGCTCGGGCCGATGACGATCCACTGGGAGAAACGGGAGTGCGTCGTGAACGGCAGGCGGATCGCCATGTCCGAGAAGGAGTATCTGCTGCTGCAGCTGCTGCATGAGCAGGCGAACCGCCTTGTGCCGATCTCCGAGATCAAGGGGAGCGTCTGGCCGGAGCGTTCGGCGGGG containing:
- a CDS encoding FHA domain-containing protein, with translation MDTYASLYVIRGEPFRSGTCLNLAAPETVVGRASNTYSPDFAFSNAFISRKHILIRREGEQAVLYDCGSRHGTELNGEMIEPGQPYPLQSFDIIKLAKGMTVLHFSYVFADRTLELEPLSITQRLDEPLGPMTIHWEKRECVVNGRRIAMSEKEYLLLQLLHEQANRLVPISEIKGSVWPERSAGPDGAPDVTMDELNALVYRIRKKYGKDTFLISSVRGSGYVLETDLKSHAR